Within Spinacia oleracea cultivar Varoflay chromosome 4, BTI_SOV_V1, whole genome shotgun sequence, the genomic segment ACATATGACGAGCCTAATTCAATAGCAATCCATGAGTCATTCTTATGAAAAGGGTAGTCCCTCATGGAGCTAACCAAAAACTGAGTGAATAGGCCCACAATACACATGAGCCTAACCCCTTCGGTAAATTTTGCTTGAATACCTTTCTTAGTTCCTTAAATTGAATTTTCCTTCATTCACAACTTGACCCCTGAGCGCTAACAATATGTGATCTATCACTACAACCAACATCAACACCAATTCTTGCTTCAAAATCCTTCAATTTGATAAAACCATCACAAAACCATTCAATCGGCCATCATATTATGAGTTGCTTTCTAAGATGTGCACATCAGTAGTAGTACAACATTCACCCTAAAAATGCTGCATCTCTCTGAAATAGCACTCTAGCAGGCTTAAGCAACTCTCTATCTATATCTATACACCTAAGTATCTATACTACCATTCCATAATAAATGTCTCACTCTAATACTATTTAGTACTCACCTTTTCAACCACCACAATATTTTTCTTCAATAACCTAATGTATTTGGTTAATGATGTGTTTATATCCCCGCATTGAGCTCCATACAAAATATCAATTGCTAAACAATTTACAACTACGAAATTAAAATCCACCTTTTACCATCATATCCTAACAATCTAACATCAATTTTTCAAATTTACCCATGCAATACACAAATGCAAGTCCAAGTAAATTaacatacgaagtataattCCACATCATGTCACAAACTCAATTGAAAACAAATTCCCAAAGTAGCATAATGTGTATACCTCAAGTAGCATGGTGGTATGATCCGAATCCAACAGCAACCGTACCGCCCTTGAGCGCCGAGGCGAACTCGGGTCAACAAACTCCAAATTACTCAACCGAAAGGAATTCAGCGAGTAACCCAGCATATCAACCCCACGAGACCAGAACCGTTTAGTCGTCCTTCCACTCGGAATATATTCTTCAACCCCCAACCCCACTTCTCCGTCTTCCTCCACAACTCCCTGGGACCCACTACCACTCTTCATCAACCACATCAATTCCTTCATCACCGCAACCGCCGCCGTCCGATCACATGCCCCAGTGTGAAGCTTCATCATCACCGCCCATTTTTCTCCTTCCTCAATCTCATACACACTCGCGTGCAAGACATCAATACCTTCAGTTTCTGATGAACGGTCGAGATTTTCCCAGGGGTTGTTGTTGAGCTCCTGTTCTAGAAGGATCTGGAAGGGGGTGATATCAGTGGGGCCCACATTGGATTGAGATTGGATGATCCGGGCCGTTGATTGAGTATCCAAGGACTGGAGACGGAGGGAGGAGGAATGAggtatgaggagagagaaagtggcaGTGAGAGCATCGAAGTGGAGTTTGGCGCGGAGGATTGGGTGGGAATTCTGGAGTTTGTGGAGAGCATTTTGGAGACGAGTGAAATTAGGGTGTTTGTTGAAGAGGAGAGATAGTACTGTTATTCCTGTGCCGCCGCTTGCCGCCTTGCACCAGCTGTTTTCGGTGCCGCTGATTGAGCGGGGTTTCGCCGACGATGGCTCGGGATCCGAGTCCGACATTAtggaggaggagagaggaagagtgagTGATCGAAGTAGTGGAGCTTTTCCGAGATAATATAGTTGATTGGGAAAATTGTCCCaatcaaatggcattttcgtaaataaatgaacattttattacGAAAATGTCATTAAAAATGGGCTTAACTACAGTCACGTGCTATTTGATGTGGGCTCATATACAATCAACATTATATTTTTGGAATACATCAACAATCTTGTAATATACCGTCAACGTTTCGCAATATACAATAAATATCCATTAATATGCCATCAACAACTATAAAACTACAGTCAATCACTTACGACTAACAAtattgaattttagtaatacatAATCACTCATAGAATATACAGTCAACGACTAATATTAAACAATCAACACCAATTAATATACAATCAAGAACTACCAATATACAATCAACAGATAAAATTATACTGCCTATACTTTCCCAGCAAAATATTTACGAATTTGCCATTTGATTGGAAAGTTTTCCCAATCATTGAGATTAACTCGGAATTTCTCGAAGTAGTGCATGTATGCCTCAATTTGCCTCTACATATATTAATCTGCTAGTACAGTATCCGTGCCACGTCATCCTTTCAACAATTTTATGTGATGTTATTgtcaatcaaaaactaataCAATTAGGTTCGAACACAAGACCTTGAGTTTAGAAAATAACGCTCAtaaccatcttaaccaaccactaattgttATTTATCCATGCACATTAATTATAAATACATGTTAACATAAAGTTTAAAACAACTGAATCTTTATGTTACCTTTTGTTTATATGGACTATATtggaataaaaataacaattaaatCATTATGAAAACCATAAACTAACATGatatcataagtctcataagcataaataatataaattccCAACATATATCTTATTTCGTGTTTATTAATTTGCATCACTTAGTTCCATTAGAAAGTAAATTAAACGAATGGAAGATGATCTAATTAAAAATTACTTGGAATTATAAATGTCATAGTATACATATGTAGTTGATGAATTTAATAaatcttttcacttttataaaatacatgtattttggtcaaatatatATTAAGTTGAAGAAGAATATCGAATTTCAATTATTCAAAGTAGTAACCGGAGCATCgtccgggccacacactagttatatattaaaaggcgtttataaaGAAGTTTATGTACCACATGACGCGCTGTCTATGAGTATTTCACTTCACgtaaatggcatttattaaaaatatagaaaTGGAGCAATGTATAAGGCTTGAACTCTTAAAGTTCGCTACTAAGCTATAACATGTTACTTAGTATATGttattactagtcttatatgcacgcgatgcgtgcggaattatataaaaacttaaaattgtattactaccactaaatataaatattggaTAAAAAATTGTTCACAAAGTTCATATTTAAAAGGGAAGCTTCCATTAGTACACTCCTATTATTGATTTTTGCCAATAGTACACTTCAActattaagttcgttattatctTAAACTTTTTCCATTAAATAGATTAACCATATATAATTATTaggattaaaaataaaaaagataaaaaataaataaaacataacaATGATGTTATATGAATGTTTCGATGATGGAATTGGCAGCCTTTGTCCTCTTCTGTTCTGCTGGCATCCTTGTTGAGAGCAGCTCCCTCTGATAACACTGTAAAAGTGCAACAACCTTGCTCAAATAGGATTCTTGAAACTTGATATCAAGTTGGTAATTTTCCCTCTCAAAGTTTTGTAAGGGTACTAAAAAATTGTGTGCAACCTGCAAGTAGAATAAACAATCTGTGGGTGATTAATTACATAGAGGACAAAGAATAAAACTTTGGCAGCAAAACAGTAACCTTATAAGCACCCATAAATTGCCATTTGCTCTTTCTTGTACTTGCTCGCGCAACTTCTTCAGCAGTTCCTCCATTTGCGTGATTTGTTCATGTAGATATAGCAAAGACACTTCTTTGTCATATTCCACAACAATTTCTGGATGGCATTGGAACATCTTTCTCCAGCTCTTTAAGATCTTTTGTTGTACAAACTATGGAATCCAACTTAGTCTCTAGGTTGCATATCCACCACAATCCCCTTGGGTGGAAACACCTGCATCACCAAAATAAATCAAAGACAAAAGATAACACATTAAATAAGCACCATTAACAATGGCAAAGTAACCACTGGATTCTAAAGGCATAAGGTGGCTAAAACTGCAACATTAAAGATGGAACTTAGAAACCACGTTCTGTAACAGAACCATATCACAGTGTCAAACCACAAACATAGCATAGGGGGGAAAAGAATATTAGGTACATACCCTTCAAGTTAACAGGGGAAGCATACATTTTCAAGTTTTTAGATAACAGAGGAAGAAGAGAGGAAGACAGAGGGGAAGAAAACTTTTTTACATTCCTCGTTCATCAAATTTTTAGGTTTTATCTGTTTTTTACTTTCTATTTTTTAACTAAGTTGCTTAATGAAAATAGCCAGGATAATAAAGAAATGATAAAATTTGTTGGGAAATGATACAAAGAAAGATACaaagtcttatatgcacgcttCTGATTCATAAAATAAGAGTAAATAAATTTAGTCAAACAGAAAAATCGAAATATGCACTGAGTGAGCAGAAATTAGAACGACGGAACCCTCATGTGAAGACATGTATTTTGATAAAATGAGTAAGGTACAAAATCTCGAAAAGCGACAATTAGAAGGTGAATAAAGGTTTCAATATCGAATAGGTTGATTCCGATAATAATAAATAGAGTAATGAAGCCTCTTCTATTATATCACAACAGATGGGATCCTATAGTTATCCAGCAAGAAATTTATGTACTTCATTCAATAATTTTGGTCTATCTTACtctgaattttttatttttaggatCCCATCTGTAATGAACATTCAATAGAAAATATATAGTTAGAGGAACGGGGTAGGCCATGACAGATCACAACAAAATTAAAAGAGATTTTGTGTCACTGGATgcatttgacaaaaatattgtaGCTAAAATTCTTGAACAGACTGTACTTTGAGAAAGAAGCAAAGATGAAAAATTACATCATCCAGCAAGGAAGCTGGAGTTTGTGCACTCCCTCCCCCACATTCCCTCGTAGAACCAATAAAACTGCTTCAACCTACGACAACCAAATAATTCAATGTTACACAGAATAGACAAAGTCTCCAAGGTTGATGACCAAAAGGGATTTGTAAACATTTCCAAACAGGTTTAAAACTGATCAAGCCCAACAGGTATATAGGTGATGATTGTGGATCTTGAGAAAAGATGCAATGGGAATCAAATATAACTGCAACGGAGGATGTGGGTAAATCAACTGATCAAGCCTAACAGCACCACACCACTATCCTAATGCTTCACAACATAGAACTTCACACCAAACAACAGCGGAGGATGATGATATATCGAGCAAAATGAAACAGTCTATCTTACCTAATGGATGAATAAAGTAATCAAGCTTACTATCAGATTCATCTTTCTCAAAGAAGTAGTCTTAGCTGagctataataaaaaaaaaactcattgaCAACAAATTTGAATGTGAAAAGATCCAAATCAATCCAATGTGACTCCAAAATATACTAAAATAATTTTCCAGAACCCCTCTCTGCAAACACTCTCTTCCTTCAAAACCCCATAAGATTAACATCAAACACTACCCGATAACTAACATATAAAAGCAAAATACAGAATTgtacaaaatcaaaaaaataaaaaaataaaaaaaaatgaatgcaGTACCTTGTGAAATCCATTGTTCACAGCGAGCATCAAGCGTACACTGCTTAAATTTCACCGATCTATTCGCCTGTTACATAAAAAAACTCCATTGTcagaccaaaatcaaacaaattacatgCAATCGACAACAAAAACCGAGAAATCATCATGTAAGTCAATGTTATGAATATaactatatatttttctttCCAAATAGGTTGAAGTAATACTGACGTTGTCCAACATGTCGTAGTTAACCTTTTGAATAAGTTGGTGGAATCAGCTTAGTAGTCACAAACATGATAAAGTTATAGGAGTATTAAACTTTGACTTTCCGATTTTTTTCAGTTGAAACCCTTGTACTTTACTCAACTTGTTTTAATTTGCTCAAAATTTTGCATTTTCTTTGTACATTTACATATTGGTCTTCTAAGTTACAAATTCATGCATACTTGAGAAGAAGAAATATACTTATACACAAATCTAGACTACGATGTCCACTGAACTAATTGCTCATAATGTATATTTTCATATTGTTTGCAATTTTGTACCGTTCTTTATTAGATTAAGTTTGTTCCACATATATCTtcctactttttatttattccaaTTCAGGAAGCTTTCTTTCCCCCTCTTTTCTACAACTTCACTCAATCCATTTCACAGTACTCGTTTCTCTAAATAACTTTCCCTTTCCTGTCGTTCCTATTTAAACAATAAATTGGAAAATCTTTTAAGAAACAGATTACATGTCAGACCAAAATCAAATAGATTACATGCAATCGAAAACAAAAATCGAGAAATAAAAATTCAAAGTGaagagataaataattaaattaatatattatatatcacACACATTTGAAAGCTAACCAAACCAAACCACTTGATCTTACTAATTATACCTGAAACGCTTTGCCAACATCAGGAACTTGGAATTTAAGGTCCACATTCGGGGTTTTTTCAAGCTCCAGCTGTTTAGGAAGCAAAATAGGTCCATAGACATCCCAAACACCAACTGCTTGTTAATCTGCAAATTCAATTCAACACCCATTTTTAAATAAATAGAGATTGAATTTCCCTCTTGATAattaaattcaatccaaaatgaaatttgaaaattcacCAAAACCAATCAAGTATTTCGTTATCATTGTCGACCTATTTTACAGGTAAGAGTTGCAATTAAGGAATTAGAATCTCGAGGCCTTAAACCCGGAGCTGTGTTTGCAATTAATCACAGGAGGATTGACCTAAAATACTCAAAGGCTTAATACTATTATAGAACTCTGTCGCTGCATGATTTAATAGTATTAAGCCTTTAATTATCGAGAAGTATTAAGCCTGATTGTCAGAGAGAAAACACCTGGGAAAAACCAGGAACACTACGCCTAAATACAAATGAACAGGGACAGAAAAAATTGAAGCAAACCCAGAAAATTCCCAtatcaaaaatcaaataaagttcaaatttttttacAGATCATAGGAAACCCTAAGAAATTGATGGACGATAATGACAAAAATCCCCCAAAATCCCCCAAAATCATCCCTCAAAATCATAAATCAATTCAGACAAAAATTAGTTTTCCTTCAACTTAATTatcaataattaaacaataaaataataactaaAAGGTAAATATACCTTATGATCAGAAAATAGAGGATCTGCGACGCCTTTACGGTAAAGGACGGCGCGTGAATCGCCGCAATTAGATACGACAATTTTCTCCGGGGTTACAACAGAGACAACGGCGTGGATCCCACGGCGTCGCACTAAGGTGTTTGCAACTCACAAAGACAGCTCGTTGACGTCGTAGGGCCGATGTTGTTCTTCGATCTCTCTCCTACCTCGTTGCCCATCAACTTAAAGCTTTGAGACATTGTCTTCTTTCACCGTTGTCCGCCGTTTACCTTTGCCGGATGCATGAGATAAGAAGGTCGCCGTTGTCGTCGATTTTCTCtgggggtttagggtttagataAGAAagtatgagagagaaagtggcgAACTggcaaaattaagaaaatgaaaCAGGTTTGGCGTAGGGTTTCTGATTTTGCGAAGGATATGAGGGTATTTTCGTCTTTTTgcttggggacacgaaaagttgagtTACCAAAAcgccctcagctgttcctttatataatagagatatacGGAGCATGTTACTCCGTATATGTTAAAAGGGTATTTCATTTCatgtaaatggcatttattaaAAACATAGAAATAGAGTATATATGTATACGGCTTGAACTCTTGACCTCATGTTTAGATAATGAAGTTTTCGCCACTAAGCTATAACATGTTACTCCGTATATGTTATTATTATATAAACAAAAACTAATAAATGTAATAAAAGGCAAATCGATTACTAACATTTTCAAATAAGAATAATATAAATGTTCCCTAATGCACTAACCCGGGGCATCGTCCGGGCTTAAACACTAGTTTTGAATGAAATCTAAACCATAGTTATTGAAAATTATCATCAATAAAGTTTAAAGATATTCTTCTACTTAAAATTTATGATGGATAGATATGTTATGATCTTGTTGAGTAtcttagtttatttttatttttaaagtaaAACCACCAAGATTATGTATATAAAGTTATTTTCACCCCTGGTTGTCACTTAtgtcacaaaataaacatttgCATACATCATTTTCGATAATCATATCCACCTAATACCCAACATACCATTCAACGTTGTACCCAATCACTTAACACCCAACACACAATCTACTTTATTCAAAAGAGATGACTTCGAGGCGTGGTGGGTGCGGTGGAGGTACCTCATAACCGTACATGTATATCTTGTCTCTATCCCGCCACCCACGTAGGTACAATACTCATCCTCatctcaaactcaaactcaaactaAATTATATCCTCATAGGGTACAAAATAAAACTCGTCTCTTCTCCATCACCCATCTGGGAATCCACACCTACCTCAAGCTCAACCCTAGGtcgcacaatttttttttattttttttatttttggtatgagagttttgaatttaaaaCATTGTTCTGGAGTGTTTGGAAACTCAATTGTCTGATTAGGGTGATTGAGTAAATAACAAAACTATAATATGCAGGttaatattaaaaatatatatattgataTACTTATAATCAATTAGATAAAAGGATAAGCGAGGCGGTCATGTCCAGTCCAAAATTCATCATTCACATTACCCACGCTGGATAACCTGTCACCCGCGTCAGATACATTTTTGTATCCCCATAACACACAAAAATTATCTCCATCCCCGCTCAGTTGGAGCCGATGATAGGGGTCAACCATGTTGGAGCTGATGTTAGGGTTCAAAAAATTTCTCCATTACCGCATCATATAACTAAGTTACTTATATATCAAATAGTTCATTATTGTGAGGATAATATAGTACTTGTGCGATTCAcgatttataaaattttaatatcaatttatgcactaaattaaaatcaatctacTTACTGAGTAATACTGAAAACATTTACATTAATATATTAATAAGCTACGAATATGAAAATGGACTATGAAATTCTATTTAACACTcctattttcttcttttttgaaTGTCCAACAAAAAATCATTACAATTAGAGAGTGACACTTATCAGCTCCACATCGATGCATGGTAGATAAAATTTTAATATCAATCTAGatatataataattaaaaccaatCTACTTTAATAACTGGGTAATAATGGACATGTGTATATTAATAGattaataaaatcaaaaatataaatattgattttaaaattctcGATCTTTAATACTCctatctatactattattaaaagGAGTTTCAAAAGAAGTTTACATGACACATGGCGCTCTGCTTATTAGTCATTCACTCTATGCGATTTTTACATACATGAAAAAAATGTGAAATATGGTTTGCATAAGAGGTTTGAACCCCTAACCttgtgtttaaataataaagcaTTTACCACTATGATATGACgtgtttcatgttatcattgtgaaaataaaaataaataaatcaaaatgTTACTAATGTGGTAACCTgaggcatcgcccgggcctaaAAACTAGTTTCTTCTTATTTGAATGTTCAACCACATAAAAATACATTCCCCTATCTTATTtggaatttattatttttcataacggttttttcacgaaatgcccctgaggtttgcaaaaacgcaccaaataccctcgcgtcttttgaatcacataatatacccctattttttcgtactgttcatgagatgcacttggagttaacggacgttagtccgccgttagttaCGTTTTAGCATTTTACCCTTAATTTGGGTTTGGCACGATTTACCTAGAATTGTTTtacagaaattaaaaaaaaaaaatctcaatcttcttttctttctctctcctctccccagTTCTTCCTCCTCCTTGAATTCTACTGGAACCCTAAAAAATCTGGGTAGATCTGCAAGAACCGCAACTTTAGACATAAACTCACACTTTCTATctcctacttttttttttgcaagggtTATCTTTGCAGCCGAAAGTCGACATACACGCACGTTTTTCCGATGGCTACGCCGCCACCGGAGATTTCGCCGTTGATTTCGGCAGATGACGCAACAGTGGATGCGCCGCCAGCGCCTCCTTCGGGAACAACAGCCGCCATACCGCCTGGACCTCCAGCGGTTGTTTCACCGGTGGGCGTGAGTTCTGTTTCGTCGCTGCCGACTTCGGGGATGTCGAAGGATACATCGACTGCTTAATTCGGTGGTTGGAATTGGGCTTGGAGGGTTAATTGTTATGATTGTTGTGGGCATTTTTGTCTTTTTCTATAAGCGGAGGAAGCGGAAGCAGGCGGAGGAAGATCAGTTATTAATGGCTGCTCTGACTAAATAATTAGAATTATCTGATTAGGTATTTGTTTGTATTAATTATTCATTAATTGGTTGCTTGAACTTGTATGTTGAAGGAATTTGAATGTGGGCAAAGGGAGTAGTGTGATCCAGTTTGTTCATTTTTAGATCGATCATTAACTTTCTCTGGACTGATTAGTCATTTTCATGGTGAAAATTCAATCTCCAgtattgtttttctttttttggagTAGCAAAAATAGTAATACGATTTCGTTTTGTTCATTCTAGTACTAGCTAGTAGCTAGTCTGTTCCTTGGGTATGTCTTCTTAATTAACGAGTGCAATGTGACGTATGATAGCAACCAATTACTTACAAAGCTCTTTGATCTTGTGACGATATGTCATGAGCTATGTACGAGCAATATGATACAGATTGATCAAACTTGATTATACATCTTCTGATTCCTCTGCATTTTGCCTTATTGATGAAGTTAATTTGTCTAACCCAAACAATTAATGTCAATGATCTATGCTAAAACAAAATAGTTTTCATTTTTCTATCACTTGCATTGTCCTTCCCAGATGCTTCCTGTTGTTAGGGTCCAAGGGAAGTTAGTTTCTAACACATAGACAACAAAGGAGTGACCTTGATAACATATTTATGATGCCTACCAACATAGTGTTGCATCACATAGTTACCCAATCTTTCTTTGTTGTTCCAGGTTACCAACAAGGATCCTCATTTATCATACTAGGGCAATAAAAATTGTCTTACCAAGTGAGAAATATGCAAGTGAAGTGAACGACTATATTTTGATCCCTAGGTGTAATAAAACTAGCCGTTAGATTCAATTCCTGcaatttgggtatttggtgcaaataagtttacaaataggtgtatattgtgcaataagtttataaataggggaatttggtgaattataaacatgacttaacggaggactaacggaaggtcggtttaggggtatttaGTGCAAACTTGGAAAAAAATAGGGGCATATtgtgtgattcaaaagacgcgagggtatttggtgcgtttttgcaaacctcaggggcatttcatgaaaaaaccgttttcaTAATAGGGTATTCGAATATTCTTTAATTATAATTAAGTCATATCCTGACCtgttatatgttttttttatataccAATTGATGTTATGCAACAAAAAGTTGtaaattaaattcataattaccattttttttttcttttttaaacttGCAAAATAGTATTGAGATACACAACTTAATattgattgttttttttaaCTTGCAACACAATATCGCGATACACAACTTGCAAGATAGTACCTCGATACAGATTTATAATAGAGACATATCAAGAGTCACACTTGTCAGTTTTGCATTGATTTCTTCTCTTTTAATTAGTATAGTAGATAGATATATATAAATAGatttacactttccgttttaggtCTAGGAGAGATCGATCAAGAGTGACACTTGTTAGCATTACATTGATTTCTTCTCTTTTAGTATTGTAGATAGATAAAAAGAtttacacttttcgttttaggttgtttcataatgttcttggcATTGTGCTTTATAATATTTTTAGACATAAAACAtgtatcatttttattttatttttcttacacccacccatCTTTTTACGCTTTATTACCtccttatttaattaaaagatacactttatATGATCgatcatatttaattaaaagatacactttccttttttggcatGCCATGGTCCCCACTCCCTACTTCtagttatattaatatttctcttcTTTTTATGGTACCCACACTTACTCACGTCATCTTTTTACTCCAATAAATAACTCACCCACTAtctcactttcatcttattttaataaattcaactcactccttcaaaaaaaatattcaactcactctcctaaaactactTGCCTGTCAAagtgtatattttaattaaatacagagggagtatctctaattttatccatattttattatattcacccaCTTTTTGCACACTTTCTCCCGcttgttttaatatttttttgcaAATAGTAATTGTAAAGGTAATTATGAAATAGAGGTAGTAATAAGTATCttttattttgattaattatgctaactgaAATCTTACTTGAGCATTGTTTTGAAAGCTAAAGTACATTAATTTATAATCTTGTTAATTTTCTAAAgtacattaatttataattacGTTAATTTGCT encodes:
- the LOC110802632 gene encoding uncharacterized protein, whose translation is MPFDWDNFPNQLYYLGKAPLLRSLTLPLSSSIMSDSDPEPSSAKPRSISGTENSWCKAASGGTGITVLSLLFNKHPNFTRLQNALHKLQNSHPILRAKLHFDALTATFSLLIPHSSSLRLQSLDTQSTARIIQSQSNVGPTDITPFQILLEQELNNNPWENLDRSSETEGIDVLHASVYEIEEGEKWAVMMKLHTGACDRTAAVAVMKELMWLMKSGSGSQGVVEEDGEVGLGVEEYIPSGRTTKRFWSRGVDMLGYSLNSFRLSNLEFVDPSSPRRSRAVRLLLDSDHTTMLLEGCKSRGIKLCGALSAAALIAARLSKCLPDGEWEKYAVVTLIDCRKLLEPALSSYHVGFYHSAILNTHDMKGGEELWELARRTYTSFDDAKNSNKHFSDMADLNFLMCRAIENPGLTPSSSLRTSFISVFEDPVIDETNENHEELGIEDYMGCASTHGVGPSIAIFDTVRQGKLDCVCVYPFPLHSREQMQELIDNLKKILIDCL